Proteins encoded in a region of the Pieris brassicae chromosome 3, ilPieBrab1.1, whole genome shotgun sequence genome:
- the LOC123707296 gene encoding uncharacterized protein LOC123707296, translating into MSFTFCILTYLLLSVNALYNKDVICIIEKGVPICETTKSKNENPNLPSHEPLLPNIKNGKFYNCSSGICEPVNFHSLTQASNPLKFCYQESNEYKCQKLKYNNYKNVDKVLFLSNNIAGKKFYLIDCLVYSEGARVCHKKDESHAKLIDTGNIVRPKEANILSQDEFICEEGERVVCDFNRFVPYGDVLKQKDQIKIDSIVLKTGTMLVNLEYNCIDNWCGFISTPTRRMDHYEPPGGKVYRCYYANRQQVCKGLYSKMRPVYNERDWLSS; encoded by the exons ATGAGTTTCACTTTTTGTAttctaacatatttattattaagtgttAATGCG CTATACAACAAAgatgttatatgtattattgaaAAG gGAGTCCCCATATGCGAAACAACTAAATCGAAAAACGAAAATCCCAACCTGCCATCACACGAACCACTTCTACCAAACATCAAAAATGGAAAATTTTACAACTGCTCCTCGGGCATATGTGAACCTGTCAATTTCCACTCTCTCACCCAAGCATCAAACCCCTTAAAGTTTTGCTATCAAGAAAGCAATGAATACAAATGTCAAAAACTCAAATACAACAACTACAAGAACGTAGACAAAGTTTTATTCCTATCAAATAATATAGCAGGTAAAAAATTCTATCTAATTGATTGTTTAGTGTATTCTGAAGGTGCGCGCGTGTGTCATAAGAAGGACGAGTCACACGCTAAACTAATTGACACAGGCAATATTGTGCGGCCAAAAGAAGCCAATATTCTGTCACAAGACGAATTTATATGCGAGGAAGGCGAAAGAGTTGTATGTGACTTCAACCGCTTCGTACCGTACGGTGATGTACTGAAACAGAAGGATCAAATTAAAATCGATAGCATCGTTCTAAAAACGGGAACAATGCTGGTTAATCttgaatataattgtattgatAACTGGTGCGGTTTTATTAGTACACCAACCCGAAGAATGGACCACTACGAACCGCCTGGAGGTAAAGTGTATCGTTGCTATTACGCAAACAGACAACAAGTTTGCAAGGGACTTTATAGCAAAATGAGGCCAGTTTATAACGAACGAGATTGGTTGAGCTCTTAA